One Glycine max cultivar Williams 82 chromosome 8, Glycine_max_v4.0, whole genome shotgun sequence genomic window, tcttattttcttcttctaagaagcatttatgaaaaaaattatccaaacagTGCCATACTCGTTTTCTTTAGCATTTTATGTTTAACTAGGTTAAACACAAGATTTCCTCCAAAACAAAAATGGTGGGGTGAGAAAGTATGTGCACGCGTGAAATTAGATGGCATTCCTTACACACACAATGAGCCAATTGAGACACGTCAAAGATTCTAATAACTTTGACAATGACTTTGGCTGCATCAGGTTAACattatacaacaacaacaaaattcagTTTAACAGTATGCGGAGCAAAAATGGCACAGGGTTAATATAGAGAATCACTCAACCAGTGATAACTTAGGGAATAGTAAAAATACCAAAATGAAACACAGCAAATAGgcttcttcttattattaattgaatGACAACATAGCAAATGCAAAATTTTTGCACCTTTTAGCACAGGCACTCACAACTGCTAGCTAGAATAAGGAATTGAAGTTCTCTTGGCAGTGACTTACAGGAGATAAACTCATGTCTACTAGAACTCAAAAGTTACATTATGCTATAGAATTCATTATGGACTATCATATATCATCTATGACAAACACATCTGTAGTGGTATGGGCTATTAATTGGGTCATTTCCCTCTACAGGCACTTGCTCAGCTCTGCATTTATACTTACAACCTCTACATTCATTGTACGTACAAGTTGGTGCAGTGGATCCAATCATTAGTCTCCTAGAATTCCTCATTTTCCATGCCTCATTGCCATCCTGAGATTCCACATGTTCAATGCATAAAGTTAAAGTGCAAATGAAAAATCTACCcataaattcaaatgaaattgttGATTCATGTGTTCGGCTCACCTCCAAACTTGGTTCTCTTTGGGGTTGAGGGGATTGAGATACCGATTCTTCTGTTCTAATTCCTGCAACAATAGAGTGGCAAATTTAGGATACACAAAAAATGCAATCTCAAGAAACTAATGGAAATAAAATTCATCAACATAGGGAAACTGAGCCTAGATTGTTCCTCTacaaagtttaataaaaaatacaaatgaatGGTAGCACCTGGCAAAATTAGAAAAGTGATTTTCTTTAAAATCCTGTGAATACTCAATATGAAGAAAACCATTAATTGAAGAAGCTCCACAATGACATAGAAGTGAAAGTAGGATTCTTTAGTATGAGAAGAAGATCCAAAATCATAAAAGGAGAGAGAGTAGAAGAAACTAGGTGAAAATAAGGTGAGAATTGAATGGAACTCATATGAAATGAAGAATTCATGTAGAAGAGTGTGACATGACGATGACCTTGCGTAAATTTAGATGCAAGAATTAAGGTGAAGAGTAGCAAGAATACTACTTCAGGTAGTTTTGTGTCTCTCATTCTTTCCACTTTTGTGTTGCAATAACAACTTTGAAGGTAAGAGTGTTGATGGTGAATGTATTTAAGGGATAAATATGAGTTTGTGGAAAGGATAAAGATGAGTGGAAGGGttgaaggagagagagagagagagagataacgGTGTTGTGGTGAATTAATGACCATAAGAGATAATAGACTGCCAAAATGTGCAGTGAGACAGAGGAGCATGATCAAGAGGTACAGAATGCTAACTCATGGTGGAATGGAATTTCTAGACCCAACTAGAATTACAAGAGTGCCCATATCCTAGTTAGCCTGGCCATAGTGAAGATAGTGATTGGTTTGACCTCTTGCCTAAAGCAAAAGTGGTGTTTCCATGCAAAAGAATCATTTGGAATGGCCATAGCAATAATGTGAAGACATGTCAACTACTACCCAACGTGCATCATCCAGGGTTCTCTCTCTTTTGGATGTCCCTTCAGATTCCATTGAAAAGATCTTCAATAAATGTACAAAATCACATGGACGACAATTCTTTCAAACTTCATAAGTGTCATTTAATGTGGTCGATAGAGGGGGTGTTGTAAGTTGAATCTTGTGTCAtgttttaaacattaaaaatcaattgCCCCAATTCTCAATAAACCAACTCTCATTAAGTTTCTTGAAATACTTGCTTATGAAATGATGGTTCTGAATTTTATGTTGCTATATCTTAATTCACTTTGTACTACTGACTTTCTGAAATTTCaagaaacttttaatttttt contains:
- the LOC100807266 gene encoding putative stomagen isoform X1, with protein sequence MVFFILSIHRILKKITFLILPGIRTEESVSQSPQPQREPSLEDGNEAWKMRNSRRLMIGSTAPTCTYNECRGCKYKCRAEQVPVEGNDPINSPYHYRCVCHR
- the LOC100807266 gene encoding putative stomagen, with protein sequence MLLCLTAHFGSLLSLMVINSPQHRYLSLSLSPSTLPLIFILSTNSYLSLKYIHHQHSYLQSCYCNTKVERMRDTKLPEVVFLLLFTLILASKFTQGIRTEESVSQSPQPQREPSLEDGNEAWKMRNSRRLMIGSTAPTCTYNECRGCKYKCRAEQVPVEGNDPINSPYHYRCVCHR